The DNA region GTGTTGCAGGCGCATGACCTCCTCGACCCCGGCGAGGTTCACGCCGAGTTCCTGCGTCAGGCGGCGAATCTCGCGAAGGTGCTCGATGTCGCGCTCGGAGTACAGGCGCGTCTTGCCGCTGCTGCGCCCGGGGCGGATGAGGCCCTTGCGTTCGTAGAGTCTGAGGGTCTGGGGGTGCATGTCCACCAGTTCCGCCGCCACCGAGATGACGTACACCGGGCGCTGCTTGGAATCGGAGGGCATAAGCAAGGCTGAGTATACCGGAAGCAGGTAATTGAGCCGGCCCCCCACGAACGCCTCATGCGTCGTCCAGCCCACCGGCCTCCACCCGGCCGCCTGCAAGGGGGCAGCCTCTATCATTCAGGGCGTGACCACTGACCTTTCCAGCCGCCTGAACCGCGAAGAGGCCAACCAGGAACTGTTCGAGCTGCTGCGCATCCCCAGCGTCAGCAGCGACTCCACCCGCAAGGCCGACATGCACGCCGCCGCCGACTTCCTGCGCGCCAAACTCGCCGCGATCGGCTTCACGGCCCGCGTGGACGCCACCCAGGGCCACCCCGTCGTGTACGCCGAACACCTCCAGGCACCCGGTCAGCCCACCGTGCTGATCTACGGCCACTACGACGTGCAGCCCGAAGCCCCACTGGAAGAGTGGGTCACGCCGCCCTTCGAACCCACCGTCCGCGACGGCCGCATCTACGCCCGCGGCAGCACCGACGACAAGGGCCAGGCCTACGCGCACGTGAAAGGCGTGGAACTGCTGCTTCAGCAGGGCCCCCTGCCCGTGAACGTGAAATTCCTGCTGGAAGGGGAGGAGGAGGTCGGCAGCCCCAACCTCGAACCGTACCTGCGCGACCACGCCCAGGAACTCGCCTGCGACGTGATCGTGATCAGCGACGGCAGCCGCTTCGCCGCGGACGTGCCCACCGTCACCTACGGCCTGCGCGGCCTGAGCTACGTGGAAATTCACGTGCAGGGCGCCAACCGCGACCTGCACAGCGGCAGCTACGGCGGCGCGGCACCCAACCCCATCAACGCCCTGTGCGAGATCATCGCCAAATTGAAGGACGAGCAGGGCCGCGTCACCATCCCCGGCTTCTACGACGGCGTGGAAGACCTCACCCCCGAGGAACGCGAGATGTGGGCCAAACTCCCCCACGACGACGCCGAGTTCGCCGCCAGCATCGGCGTGCCCGCCCTGCCCGGCGAGGCCGGGTACAGCACCCTGGAACGCATCTGGGCCCGCCCGACCCTGGACGTGAACGGCATCTGGGGCGGCTTCCAGGGCGAAGGCAGCAAAACCGTGATC from Deinococcus ficus includes:
- a CDS encoding dipeptidase, whose protein sequence is MTTDLSSRLNREEANQELFELLRIPSVSSDSTRKADMHAAADFLRAKLAAIGFTARVDATQGHPVVYAEHLQAPGQPTVLIYGHYDVQPEAPLEEWVTPPFEPTVRDGRIYARGSTDDKGQAYAHVKGVELLLQQGPLPVNVKFLLEGEEEVGSPNLEPYLRDHAQELACDVIVISDGSRFAADVPTVTYGLRGLSYVEIHVQGANRDLHSGSYGGAAPNPINALCEIIAKLKDEQGRVTIPGFYDGVEDLTPEEREMWAKLPHDDAEFAASIGVPALPGEAGYSTLERIWARPTLDVNGIWGGFQGEGSKTVIAAKAGAKVSMRLVPGQNPARITRLIQEYVPQIAPQGVHAEVREHHGGQPVKFDLSSPYIKAADRALKRVFGREAAFARTGGSIPIVAAFSAILKAPVLLVDMGLNEDAPHSPNESFAISDYHNGILTSAYLLEELAQ